Proteins from one Mercurialis annua linkage group LG7, ddMerAnnu1.2, whole genome shotgun sequence genomic window:
- the LOC126654762 gene encoding uncharacterized protein LOC126654762: protein MVKTGTYFAMTLGAFIFWQSMDKVHVWIALHQDEKQERLEKEAEIRRVRGELLQQAKERGESLA from the exons atggtgAAAACAGGAACGTATTTTGCAATGACATTGGGAGCTTTTATATTCTGGCAATCTATGGATAAAGTTCATGTCTGGATCGCTCTTCATCAGGACGAGAAG CAAGAGAGATTGGAGAAAGAAGCAGAGATCAGGAGAGTGAGGGGAGAGCTGCTTCAACAAGCTAAAGAGAGGGGAGAATCTCTTGCTTAG